The Larus michahellis chromosome 16, bLarMic1.1, whole genome shotgun sequence genome has a segment encoding these proteins:
- the TMEM51 gene encoding transmembrane protein 51 codes for MAQSRANGSHYALTAIGLGMLVLGIIMAVWNLVPGFGPTAKPAAHGGNSSKPDRGTGGILKSKTFSVAYVLVGAGVLLLLLSICLNIRDKKRQSEDIPRIQHQASVEPSHQEDSQEEDEDVSSQYYVPSYEEVMNTGYSEPRDSDRSNRMSVSLPSYESLTGLEEGTQPPGTAGTEPGTERQPGRHSSRLSKRLKPLKVRRIKSEKLHLKDIRLNLSEGNSTAPITIEPLTPPPKYEEIQEKAPESQQRGNL; via the exons ATGGCCCAGTCCCGGGCCAATGGCTCGCACTACGCCCTGACGGCCAtagggctggggatgctggtccTCGGCATCATCATGGCCGTCTGGAACCTCGTCCCCGGCTTCGGCCCCACCGCCAAACCCGCTGCCCACGGCGGCAACAGCAGCAAGCCCGACCGTGGCACCGGGGGCATTTTGAAGAGCAAGACCTTCTCGGTGGCGTACGTGTTGGTGGGAGCGGgcgtgctgctgctcctgctctccatctGCCTCAACATCCGTGACAAGAAGAGGCAGAGCGAAGACATCCCGCGCATCCAGCACCAGGCGTCGGTGGAGCCCTCGCACCAGGAGGACAG TCAAGAAGAGGACGAAGATGTGTCTTCCCAGTACTACGTCCCCAGCTATGAGGAGGTGATGAACACGGGCTACTCTGAGCCCAGGGACTCGGACAGGAGCAACAGGATGAGCGTCTCCCTGCCCTCCTACGAGTCACTgacggggctggaggagggcaccCAGCCGCCGGGCACTGCTGGCACCGAGCCCGGCACGGAGAGACAGCCTGGCCGGCACAGCTCGCGTCTGAGCAAGCGCCTGAAGCCGCTGAAGGTCCGGAGGATCAAGTCAGAGAAGCTGCACCTGAAGGACATCAGGCTGAACCTCTCGGAGGGGAACAGCACCGCCCCCATCACGATAGAGCCGCTGACCCCGCCGCCCAAGTACGAGGAGATCCAGGAGAAAGCGCCAGAGAGCCAGCAAAGAGGGAATCTGTGA